In Candidatus Hydrogenedentota bacterium, the following are encoded in one genomic region:
- a CDS encoding type II/IV secretion system protein: protein MISVDDISVIALVSARVAHHYEIMPLGVHDGCCRIASSRTDLSICDDLSRLLGMPVRLEPYTTEEITAAQKKYYGVGADTIEQLSASRNEALLISEEAAEDVSTTALPPTIIKFVNQILFEAYQDRATDIHIEPFANFCRVRIRVDGILYELASPAVLFHFHREIVSRIKIMSGLNIAETRLPQDGRIPIRIGDDEVDLRISIVPIQHGESVNIRILQARRALLTLEELGFTAHDRDLLEAQTRKTHGIILVTGPTGSGKTTTLYAALDRINETVRKIITVEDPVEYELDGICQMQVKPQIGFSFASGLRSILRHDPDVILVGEIRDLETAELAMRASLTGHLVFSTLHTNDAPGSITRLQDLGIDSYLLCSSVECVIAQRLVRQICPDCKKSAPPTAQELMLFEGMGELSADHVFYRGEGCRQCRNSGYRGRMAISEAFALDEDIRQLIMDGAPANLLRKAVTSKGMISLRRDGLTKALSGYTSLEEIARVTQE, encoded by the coding sequence ATGATATCCGTTGATGATATTTCTGTCATAGCCTTGGTGAGTGCGCGTGTGGCGCATCATTATGAGATTATGCCTTTGGGAGTCCATGATGGTTGTTGCAGGATTGCCTCATCCCGCACCGATTTATCGATCTGTGATGATCTCAGCCGTTTGCTTGGGATGCCGGTACGCCTCGAACCTTATACAACGGAAGAAATTACAGCTGCCCAAAAGAAATACTATGGTGTTGGCGCTGATACGATTGAGCAGCTGAGTGCGTCACGCAACGAAGCGCTTCTGATTTCCGAGGAGGCAGCCGAAGACGTCAGTACGACCGCCTTACCACCAACGATCATCAAATTTGTCAACCAGATACTTTTCGAGGCTTATCAAGATCGTGCGACGGATATCCACATTGAACCTTTTGCTAATTTTTGTCGGGTACGCATTCGTGTGGACGGGATACTGTACGAATTGGCGTCGCCCGCGGTGCTGTTTCATTTTCACCGCGAGATCGTTTCGCGTATCAAAATTATGTCCGGTCTCAATATCGCGGAAACGCGGTTACCCCAAGACGGGCGCATTCCGATTCGTATCGGTGATGACGAGGTGGATCTGCGTATCTCCATTGTTCCCATTCAGCATGGAGAAAGTGTAAATATACGTATCCTTCAGGCGCGTCGTGCCCTATTGACCCTTGAAGAACTCGGTTTCACGGCACACGATCGTGATTTGCTTGAAGCGCAAACACGTAAGACCCATGGGATCATTTTGGTGACCGGTCCAACAGGCAGCGGCAAAACTACAACGCTCTATGCCGCCTTAGATCGCATCAATGAGACTGTACGCAAGATTATTACTGTGGAAGATCCGGTTGAATATGAACTTGACGGCATCTGTCAAATGCAGGTTAAACCGCAAATAGGCTTTAGTTTCGCGTCCGGACTGCGTTCTATCCTGCGCCATGATCCCGATGTTATCTTGGTGGGTGAGATACGGGATCTTGAGACCGCAGAATTAGCGATGCGCGCATCATTGACGGGACATCTGGTATTTTCTACGCTTCATACCAATGACGCACCGGGCAGTATCACGCGCTTGCAGGACTTAGGTATCGATTCTTACCTGCTCTGCTCTTCCGTGGAATGCGTCATAGCACAACGTTTAGTGCGGCAAATCTGTCCCGACTGCAAGAAGAGTGCGCCGCCGACGGCTCAAGAACTGATGTTGTTTGAAGGTATGGGCGAGCTGTCCGCTGATCATGTGTTTTATCGCGGCGAAGGGTGCAGACAATGCCGTAATTCCGGTTACCGCGGTCGTATGGCCATATCGGAGGCCTTCGCCCTAGACGAAGATATTCGTCAATTGATTATGGACGGTGCACCTGCCAACCTCCTGCGTAAAGCAGTCACATCAAAAGGAATGATATCACTGCGCAGGGATGGCTTGACTAAAGCCCTGTCCGGATATACCAGTTTGGAGGAAATTGCCCGTGTAACCCAAGAATAA
- the gspG gene encoding type II secretion system major pseudopilin GspG gives MTKKQCRQAGFTLIELMLVVLIIGVLAAIAVPRVARNPDRARTRAAVAEIESVTTMLDHFNIDVGRFPTTEEGLEALYRAPGGLENQDSWDGPYTRRRIIDPWGKEYIYRCPPERGVDFDLISMGKDGLLGTDDDIANYDL, from the coding sequence ATGACCAAAAAGCAATGTAGGCAGGCAGGCTTTACGCTGATTGAACTCATGCTTGTGGTGTTGATTATTGGTGTGTTGGCTGCCATCGCTGTGCCCCGGGTGGCGCGGAATCCGGATCGTGCCCGAACACGAGCAGCCGTGGCGGAAATCGAAAGTGTTACGACCATGCTCGATCACTTCAACATTGATGTTGGCCGATTCCCAACGACGGAAGAAGGACTCGAAGCCTTATATCGTGCGCCCGGCGGTCTCGAAAATCAGGATAGCTGGGATGGCCCTTACACGCGTAGACGTATCATTGATCCTTGGGGAAAGGAGTATATCTATCGATGCCCTCCTGAACGTGGTGTTGACTTTGACCTCATCAGCATGGGTAAAGACGGACTCCTCGGCACGGACGACGACATTGCGAACTATGATTTATGA
- a CDS encoding type II secretion system F family protein, with translation MKEFAYTCRTKTGESKSGTLSAESQDAAVDALFAQDWHILELKPVKTTPRSEAFSIFRNRVSPKTLINFNRQASRLLHAGLPLVEALSAIRNQMPALHDTLDDVFDRVRRGESLWSAFAAHPRVFSPLYVSVVQAGESAGSLDSAFDRLAHLIEADYENRTQLFQSLMYPCSVAVVGLATVFIFSAFVLPRFTVVFEQMGGSLPTATLILVWISDSAQKWWWLLLLIAAVGAVSLRSLSKQESVRSFLDRLILAVPFVASVVRDIETAQFSRSLGAQLEAGLPMMPALEVAIKTMQNAEYKRVMNASMEQVRAGSALSEEMRKSQLFTESVVSLTLTAERSGRLDQTLMEIADDATAECSRRIKAALTLMEPLLILIVGLLVGSVVIAMLLPIFNLEEMLL, from the coding sequence ATGAAAGAGTTTGCATACACATGCAGGACCAAGACCGGAGAATCGAAATCCGGGACGCTGTCCGCCGAGTCACAGGATGCGGCTGTGGATGCTCTCTTTGCGCAAGACTGGCACATTCTCGAACTGAAACCCGTTAAGACAACGCCGAGATCAGAGGCTTTTTCTATCTTCCGTAATCGCGTATCTCCCAAGACGCTCATCAATTTTAACCGTCAAGCATCGCGTTTGCTCCATGCAGGTCTCCCGTTGGTTGAAGCATTGAGCGCTATCCGAAACCAGATGCCGGCACTACACGATACGCTTGATGATGTCTTCGATCGTGTGCGCCGCGGAGAAAGCTTATGGTCCGCCTTTGCCGCCCATCCGCGAGTCTTCTCGCCTTTATACGTGAGCGTTGTCCAAGCAGGCGAATCTGCGGGATCGCTGGATAGTGCCTTTGACCGTCTGGCCCATTTAATTGAGGCGGACTATGAAAATCGCACGCAATTGTTTCAATCCTTGATGTATCCTTGTTCCGTAGCCGTGGTGGGTTTGGCGACCGTATTCATTTTTTCGGCTTTTGTGTTGCCCCGGTTCACGGTAGTATTCGAGCAAATGGGCGGTTCCTTGCCCACCGCTACCTTGATCTTGGTATGGATAAGTGATAGTGCACAAAAATGGTGGTGGCTCCTGCTCTTAATCGCCGCTGTTGGCGCCGTATCACTGCGCTCTTTATCAAAACAGGAATCTGTGCGCAGTTTTTTGGATCGACTCATCTTAGCCGTTCCTTTTGTCGCCTCTGTGGTGCGCGACATTGAGACGGCTCAGTTCTCCCGCAGCTTGGGTGCCCAGCTTGAGGCGGGATTGCCGATGATGCCCGCCTTGGAAGTAGCCATAAAGACGATGCAAAATGCCGAATACAAAAGGGTAATGAATGCTTCCATGGAACAAGTACGAGCCGGAAGCGCACTGAGCGAAGAGATGCGAAAATCACAGCTATTTACCGAATCGGTGGTCAGTTTGACGCTCACAGCGGAACGGAGCGGCCGCTTAGACCAAACATTAATGGAGATAGCCGATGATGCCACAGCGGAATGTTCACGTCGTATCAAGGCTGCCCTGACCTTGATGGAACCCTTATTAATTTTAATTGTAGGCTTGTTGGTAGGCAGTGTGGTCATTGCCATGTTGCTGCCCATTTTCAATTTGGAGGAAATGCTGCTATGA